A window of Gossypium hirsutum isolate 1008001.06 chromosome D13, Gossypium_hirsutum_v2.1, whole genome shotgun sequence genomic DNA:
ATTTGGAATGgcttgatttttggtaaatttgggtccacacggtcatgtgtcatCTAGTGAATTCCTTAGGTTGCaaatcagtgagttacatggcctaacacacggcctggcacataggtGTCTGGGGCAACTCAgaaagttacacgacctagcacacgagtgtgtgaccctactcagagagttacacgagagaggacatggcctaggacacggttgtgtgtccctagttcaaaggttacacggcctgagacacaggcatgtgtctcagttgtgtgagccacacggccatgtgacccctatttccaaatttttgtgactttttcctagacttttcaaatgatttcaaattggtcccgaatcgtttttaaggtattttttagggcctcaagggctcaatttagggacgGTATGTATGTTTATGATTAGTTTAGGAATGGGTTATGATTGGTTTATATTATTGAATAAtgttaagtttaaataattctgATTGTTCGATAATGCTCTATACCTTAATCCGgtaacagatacgggttaggggtgttacacattcatCATAaaccatttacttttcatcaaccatgtaaagccagtgagagaatatcatttacccatgttttagggtatgaatttcactgttgtgaatgacactatgtgctacagaagtcgtacacccaatgcaccaacttttggttccttatcgatttgaactcaagctttaaCTTACATCAAAGTGTGCAAGTCATCGATCAAAATATGAACTCTTTCAGAGAAGTAGATCTGAGGGTATGGACCATCTAGAGATGTTTTAACATCACCCTCAAGGAATATAATCTCCTCTTCATCATCCAAGGGGAGATGTACATCCTCTTCTTTTCCTTCAATCTCACTACCCAttaatatctctttataggaaaccTTACGTGTTTCACGTTCCTTCATCACCTGATCATCATCCTCCACCATATTAGAGTCTTTGTTTTTGACTTTCTTAGTCACCCGCAGCAGCTCCGTCGATAGCGGGGAGCCTGAGCGTTTATCACTAGGGAGAGCATCCGGAGAGATCCATTTTAAATGATTATTCCCTCCTGAGATAATTTGGTATGTAATgttaaaactaattaaatgataattaatattaaaataatcatatatatttaaaataatttctaatattCAATAATTTGCTAGGGTGCCCCTACAATGCTGCATCTCTTTCCAAACTGCTCTTACACCACATTCATATGCATTGTGAAACGAACCCCCCTATAATCCGCATGAAGCACCGATGACCACGGCTTAATGTCAGAAAAGCCATCGTTGCAGCCAATGCCAGTCGTCATCCTCCTTCCATTTTCTTAAGTTTATATAACCCTCCTTATTCGAGCTTTCTCCTACTGAAACTGATTCTATTGGCCTCCTCTTTCAGTAGGACTAATCTCATAGCTGTTTGCCTTCTTCCCCTACAACTCACGCCTGCTACCATACTAAAGTAATAAATAATCACACacaaacacacacacatatattgaAAACAATTTGCTCGTTGAACTTATCAATCAAGCCTTCATAATCCACTGCAGAGAATCAAACTCGGGACTTggtattattaaaataatgagtTTTAGGCCAAAAGCCTAATCCGAAAAATCTCCATTTACTAAACAACTGCTCACAATGATGACTTGGATCTTACAATGAAGTGATGAGATTCAATTagacaaaagaaaaaataagaaggCTCGTTGGTTTATGGGCTACAAAAACTGAATCTGAAAGCAAACTCTCAACTTGGCTGCAGAGTTTTCTTGGAGTTGATGAATACAATTCCATGGTAACATGTAATTTTACAGAAAATAGCTGGTGAGCCAGCACACATATTTGTGAACTGGAAGGTACCAAACCCAGAcatcaaaatcaacaattaaccTTCTCTTTTCAGTGGGAACTCCCTGAAATGCTTCAGTAATGCATCACAAAAACGATATAAAAGCCCTTCATCTGATAGAGATAAGTATTCCATCCAGCttcaaagaatatcaatggctaAAAACCCCCATCTGTTATCCACCTGCAGAAGCACATGAACAAGAGACTGTTGCATCAGTTTGAGTGGAAATAGACATCATCAGTTTACAGAGAAAGAAGACAGTGAAACCAAAACTTTTCTCAAAAGGAATGTGTCATCTTTCACCACTTACTTTTTTGAAACGATGGCTTTCTATTATGTATTTTAAAGGAACAAAGTCTAGAGATCTATGACTCATTTTAGTAAATCAAATGGGTGagttatatatgtgtgtgtgtgtaaccATTAGGAGGCTTTCTTTTTGGATAGTCAGGTTGCCACAAATAGAATCCTGGTCACTAGAACTAAGAGCTCAGAACTCTGTCAATATATCACATGACTAATGACAATTATACGAGGATTTGACATGAAGGATTACCCCTTCACGTGTCCCCTTAATACAGTATTTCTTCTTTCCAGATCAATCCTCATGTTCATCTTCAGAATCTGCATAAGATAATAAAATGTCAAAATGGATATTAAAGATAAAAACAGACAAGTTGAAAGAAGCCAGTTAAAAGCACATTCTGTAAAATGACAATAAGCATGCACAAAGGCGTGAAACTCATTTTTACAGCATTCCAAGAAGCCAGTTAAAAGCACATTCTGTAAAATGACAATAAGCATGCACAAAGGCGTGAAACTCATTTTTACAGCATTCCTTCGTTTATAAAGTCATTCACATATGAGCAAAAAATTCTGCAGTATCTTAGACTAAAGTGAGTTGCAAGGGATTCCGTCCAACCAGTTATTAAATTTCTGATAAGAGGTTATTCCTCGCACCACCTGTTATATTTGTCAATGGGACGTAAGCCAGTCGTATATATATTGAATGCATGTCATAAATTCTTAGTCTGATTGATCAATCACTTTATAGGGTTTATCTGTGGCCTAACAAGTAGTCATTTCcacacaacaaaaaaataaaaataaaattgctgTCCTTACCAGATCTAACATCTTCACTAAGTTTGCCTCTTGCTTGGATTTGTTTGACAAGCATTCGATACATAAGTACCCACCAATAAATATGAAGAACTAACAGGCAAAATAGAAGTGTGTTGAACAGATAATAGCAAATTGGCCCATCCACAGGATGCTTTTCCTTGTCCAATGTCAGAAGGACTTCATAACTGCATTAGAAGAGAgatatgagataaataaaaagaacaaaatgagaatCACAATCTAAGTGAAATTTTTATCGTCTGGATTGTATTGAAACCAGGAGGCAAACTTAGCATTTACTTTCTCTTCAAGAGAGAAGCAGTTCCCTACATATTGTAGAAAGAAAATGTCCAAAAAACCCCAGAACTAACCACTCCCAAAATGACTATAATAAACCAGAGGAATAAATCTTTTACGTATACAGAAGCTAGCAGACAACAAAAGGGATCCATTACTAACCGGATGTCAGGGGGAAGAGGGTTAAACTTTCCATGTGAGAAATGTGGATCTAAATCTCATGATAGGTCTTCTTTCAACAAGATTCAGAGTATTAACTAAGTTCCTATGTTCAGATTAAAATCTAGAGAACTCAAATAAAAATCTTATCTGACGTGTAGGCCTTACAATGGGGATCAAAGCATAACTTTTTCTATAGTTACTTTCTTCCTCCCTTGATTTCAGTGTTATGCAAACAGGTTCGCGTGAGTTTCTCAAGTTCTTAAGAAGAAACCTAATAAAAGTTGGGTGTATGGCATGAACTTATACAAACCTTGTACTCCAAAGTACCCAGAAAGGGTAGTAAATGAGGCGCAGTATGATCCAAGATATAACAAAGATTACAAATGCGAAGCTAGCAAGTATTTCAGCACCACTATATTTGCTCATCTTCCCTATCTCCAAAAATACATCGCTAGCATCATGAATTGCCAAAACAACAGAGCCAACACGGGCAAATCTGCAAGAAATTGAGTGTAAAAAAAGAAACTgctatcaataaaatttaaaaaaaaaaaaaaaaaaaaaaacctacaaGCCTTAATATCTCATATTCCAGTAAGAACCTGTCACAGCCTACCTAAATATGTAAGATAGCACAATGAGGATGACAGTTGCAACATGATGACCCATTGAAACTCCAAAGTCAGAACGCCTTGTTTCCCAGAAAACCAAAGCAAATATAGAGTATGCATAAAATCCAGCAACATACATATAAAGCCCCCTTAATTTCAATctggaaaaaaaaacataataattagtCTATCGAGTTGATGAAGTTGTAGCCTACATAAATGTGCAAGGATATGTTCCAAGCCAATGCCAATCAAAGCAAAATGAAAAGTTATATTATCTACTGTCAATGAAGCTTACTTAATTTTTTGATCAGGCCAGACCTGGTCTCCAGGCCCTACCCAAAAGTTTCTTGTATTTCTAAACCAGGGCTCATCGTAAGTCACAGAGAGAGCAAGAATTTCTGCTGAAAGATAATAAACGCATTTCCAAGCTGACTCCTTAAATTTTCTGATCTTCTTCCTTCTCTCATCCGTATCACTTTCCATCATTTGGTGTCCCTTTCCGAAAATCAACCGCCTTCCAACTTTCTGAAACCATGTAAGACATTTTCAAAATGGTGACACAAAAAAGGAGGGAGAGAGGAGTGGCCACACTTAGCTAAAACCAGATAGCAACTATATTACATGAAACCAACATGCCAAACATAGACTTGTTTTCCCCCATGATTCAAGACTTCAACTATGCTTATTCTTATCAACTAAGATATTTTATCTGCACATAAAGACCGCCTtactttaattaatttcaagtcaTTTAGCAAGTAAATTGTAACAAACCATCTCCCTATAAAGGTGAAGGTTTCAAAACTTAGCAAAAATACTGTATATCAACACCGATAACACTTGCATGCATAGAAAATAATCTTAAAGCAAATTCACTGCACAAGCCAACATGATGAAGTTGCCTATTAATTTTAAACATGTGTTCATGAGTAAAGaaattaagtttttcttttagTAGAGGAGTTAACAAAATCCACAGTTGTTTGTAACCAATTCATAACTACTCAGCTGAAAATGGTAAAAAAATCCTCAGCTGAAGCTTCACCAATAAGAAGTGGTATGTCTAAACAATTGCATGACATTTATTACTTTAAGCCCTCCAGAAAGCCAGTCAcaagaaaacaaagaaagaactAAATTTTAGTCAACATAGGGAATGGCAGTCAAACAGTTTCATCTCCAAGTGTCAAGAGCCTTATGACAAAAAATTCTCATTTCCACTTATTTATAGTTCTTCTGTCTTCTGGAATTAATAAACCCATCACACATCTTAGTAAACTAAGCAGAGCAAGAATCAAGCTAAGATATAGCTGATAAAGAAGCAAAACCATCTAGTTAGCCAAACTCATTTCTATATTAGTCAAGCTACACCAGAAAGACTAAATCCATTAGACTAACATGACCAGCAGTGTTATGTAGAAATAAAGGCCAGTAGTAGCTCCTATTGACAAGCCACCAAATAAGAATTCTCTAGTTAGCCCAGCTAAACatgtagaaaaagaaagaaaactttgTGCCTTAGAAGATTCGAATCGTTAACAGAAAGAAAGTCTTAGGGAGTAAAACTACAATTTTGACAACAATAAAAAAGAACAGCATAACTACACTACAACCATCACTTAGTAAGTCCAAACTTCCATATCTCAAGCTAATGTCAGTGAAATAAATAAGTAGTTGTCAAGAACATAATTTTAGCTTGTAAGACAACGCAATGGTACTACTAATTAAGACCAACAGGTTCGACACAGGGCAAGAATCTGAAAGTCATGGATCCGAACACAAATGGGATCTGTCGTAGTCTTCAGTGGAGTTTTGGGAAAAGAGGGAAAGCTATCCCCCATTGTGTAGCCCAAAGAGAAACTTAAATAAAGACAGCATACAGCCATCCAATACCAATGTATTTAGTATTTACCTAGGCAATAACCCTCAAATTCCTTTTTTTAAGTACATTTCTACTCTGtactttattcattttaaataccAATAACCAAAAATAGATAAAGACGGTTAAACTAGGATCTAATTCCAAAAGTCAAACTGAATTATTTACACCAAGACTCTATCAATCTTCTTGTACAGCATAAAAGTACATGTTAATACCATTCACATGctgcaaacaaaaaaaaaagcatcaACAAGTGGCATGAATCTTATAGTGGTCATCCTAGAACAACAAAAGCAACCCATCAAAACAATTCAGCAAATATAGAAGAAAAAACATCAAACAcaccaaaaagaaacaaaatttaagaaacttttatcttctttttttaaagtaataaaaaaaccAATCAAAACATCATAAAGATGGATAAAAGAGATGAAAACCAAGTACCTCAAAGACGAATCTATCGAGAAAGAAACGAACAGAAGGGAAAAACAGAGCAAAGATAGGAAGTACGACGAAATCTTCATAAGCAGGGTAAGCTTCTTGTTCCCAATCGATTGATTTGATGAACTGAATCAAACCCATTTTCCTTCGCGATCTTTGTTCCTAAATTTTCTCAGGAAACAATCAGAAAAAAGAACAAGACAAAGGGTTGTGAACTGTGAATCACATGCACACAGAGTCACAATGTACTCGGCTTCTCTGTTTCTATCTTTTTAATTTGCTTTTATTTGGTCAAAATATAATATCAGTCCCTATAagttagtaaaattatatttaaaaagttaaaaattatacgtcatatttttttaatttaaaaataatattgtacTCATTAACTAAtagtattttttatcaaaatgtttaatttaacatttttttttgtctacCGCATAACACACCATATGACAAAAGGTAACCTAATAAACATCTCATGTGCACAAATTTTGACTTATGATTTTAATGGTTATGCTAagactttttaaaattaattttttaatataaagataaatttaaaatattatcaaattacAGGGACTGGAAGAATATTTTAaccgttattattatttttttaatgaaactaaAGAAAAGTATGCTTTCGTAAAAGCCAAAAGCTGAGGGGGAAAATTAATGAACCGAAAAGAATAAATTTATTACTTTACATATAAATGGCCCCTGCGTTTGTTAGATTCTCTAAATTGCCACTCATACTTTGGTTCACCATATTGCCCTTACGTTGAAATTGCCGATAAGCCTAGTAAACCCCGGTTTTTGGTTCCCTTGTTTTGCACTCAATCGTGATTTAAGTTCAATTAATGGGTAACTATGGAAATTAATTAACAACATTAGATGTTATACATATTTGTGTTTTGACACGATTTTAAACTATGTTACTCTATTCccacttttttattaaaaattaggagAAGGGAATGAAATtacataaaatcaaatttaaatttttatacctACAATATAAtattgtaacacccataacccgtatccgtcatcgaaataaggttacagagcattaccgtaaaatcgTAACTTAAAAGCATACATTTAGTACCTCAACATAAGCATGGCATAATTCATTCAgctacatgcatattgtcccttaatcgagccttcgaggccctaaaaacaatttagaaataattcgaaactaaattgaaatcaataggaaagttcatgaaaaagttagaaaatttgaacTGCAGGGGTCACGCGGCCTTGTGACTCATactgctgagacacacgcccgcgtgtcatgccgtgtaacaatcaaaatacggatacacggttgtgtcccaacccgtgtaacTTTCAAAGATAGGTCACACaatcaagccacacgcccgtgtgccaggtcatgttctaggccgtgtaattGCCTGACTTGTATGCCTTAAAACCTAtaggagacacacggtcgtgtcgcatgatcatgtgtcacacacagttgagttacacgtccgtgtcttaggccgtgtggacatgaaattggccaaaatcaagccattttcatCACCAACCCAAACATGTACCTAAAGACATTTTGTGCACAACctcaaaaccttaccaaaacatgtATAAAATAACCAATTCAATAGACCATAAATTCATCCAACCGATATGCctacaaggcacctcaaatgcatttAAACAAACCTTACCTAAACATGGAAACATTACCCCATTTCATACATACACATCAAGTCCAATACCATTTCAAAACTTACCCTATCTTGACTATATTAAAATTATTCCATTACATACCATATTGGCCATTGAAACATGCATTAAAACTTAGTCATATAAACATataccatcaaggcatcaaaagcACCAAAAGCACCAAAAgtacatcaaccaaaatgacatatacatgccaaactatcaactaacattcaactaacATCAAGCATaaatccacctatacatgccattataaacttggtcaaaacatcaaaaactaccgatataatcattggatagtgtgattgatctccgacgagcttccaaaccgatcaagcttccgattatctataaaacataggaaagaaaactacataagcatataatgcttagtaagttcgtaaaacatgaacatatcttaccatttcaatgcataaccttaaaattaaacatgatacagttcaaccataagcttggcgcaagcctaagcatcatcaacaacacatatTAAAGCAACAACTCATAATTCACCTGaattaacataaggtaagtcattatacatgaacaacatcacttgaaatcatcaatttcatgaacataggtatactttcattgaacatttccttttcaatcattttcatagattcatgacataagtcatttgaacacttaccgttccttttcttttcattctcgttgaaccatttagaataacatcggatacgcgggaagctcacacaaagtgtgctaaacatataacctttccaatacatcattgctcacacgagctatgaaatgggtctactcacacaagctgtaggttggaatgtaagctacacgatgcaggacctcagccattggtaggacattcaagaccaacacccaaaacatggtaaccctaatgacatgtcatttgtatcctacgtattcctaatgttcaaacggggctcgataattgtcataacatcgttggatttccatcatttaattacatgataaataacaCATGAATATATAgatcaatataacattaaaacatcatttaatcatacaaacttacctcgatgataAAGACGTAGAAACGAGATCAACTAATCCAAGGCTTTaccttttcctcgatctagatccatacaagttttatcttgatctaaataaaaaaattcagtccatttaatacttatactattcaattcaatccaaaattcatacttttacaaaattacacttttgcccctaatattttaacttctttacaatttaatccttaaactcgtaaattaaaatttaagcaatttcatccacatttcatGCTAGCCGAATGCACTAAGGACCTATATCAACCCATACAAATTagcatttcaaaattttatcatgaaattttactacttttataaataagtccctaaatgacaatttcataaaaaaatcatttacaaaacttgtttatttaacaataagTACCCATAAttctttcattaaacttcaagaatcataaacatgttcatggaaaagccctaaatatttaatagttttgcaaactagtccctaggctagctagattaagctacaacgaccccgaaaatataaaaatcattaaaacgggaCAAAATAACACTTACATGCAATGAGGGAGCTATCCAAATGTTCAAGGTGCAACAATGGAGGTTTTTCTCTCTAATTTTGGTGGAAGCATTCAACTAAGAAGATGATACTttcattttatgttattttactatacttatttattaaattacttaattaacctttaatttaaactaattaaaacattaatttaatgCCCATATTTGCACATtaataataatggtctaattaccatataaatctccttactttaaaatttcatagctaattgatacctttaacttatagaactcaacttttgcacatttttcgatttagttcttttcacttaattaatcaagcaaacatcaaaatttcttaacaaaatttctaTACGACCTTTCTAACATTCCacagatattaaaataataataaaataaatattttctcatcgaatttgtagtcccgaaactactattttgatttcattgaaaacgggttgttacaaataCAATTACTGTCGTGTTAAAAGCTGAGTCTAAGAgattaaaaaaagtttttataaaattactacaATCATACAAGACTCGTTTGGAGAAAGTATTCtagtttgaatattaaaattatgatttatggTGCACAGGTAACTTATATCTAATTTGCAGCGATTTTTTTCTGAGATTTAATTGGTACTTAAACTTGAAAATGATTATGAGTTTTTTTAGGTAGctgatttatgtgattaaattttgTACTGACATCcaataaagaatataaaatagTAACATGTTCCTtcaatagaaatttaaaaatattttttaaggtaaattacaccaacaatcaCTTAACTTTGATGCaactgacaaaacagtcactttggtttcaattcagtcacttaactttcaaaaaatgaaaaatcggtcactaacgttatcgaaaagtgacaaatcagtcaccCACTAACATTTTCTATTGCAGACCTAAAGAGACAGGTGACGTGGCCAGTTAACTAGCCACATTGGATATGTCCACGGTGGAAACTCATccaatttaagaagaaattgaaaaaaaaaacctaataacaaaagaaaaagaagaagaagaaaaagaagagaagagactGTAAAATCTACAAACAAACTAGCATCATCGATGGCAAGTGCTCCAGCCACCACCACTAGCACCGTCATTAaattgggttagggttttttttcccatattcttcttctttttcctttagCTGCTGCTGTTGTGGATAAATTTCAACCTCACTCAACACTTCATCCCTTCGACACACAACCAATTTGTGCATACTCATTCCCAAATTCAAATCCTCTAAAAATTTCTTTGTCAAATTTATCAACAACAAAaagtttttacaaaattattcttcaatctatttgattctttttaaatttggtcACAATTTTTTGTCGATTGCAAGTTCAATTGAAGGACCGAAGGAGAAATTTAAGGTTTCTCCTTATTTTTTTGGACCGAATTTGTTCACATAGATCCGTGCTCTTTTTGGGGAGTATTTgatctcaaatttttttttgaaaaaaccccttaataacatatttctttcttctttgtttgattgctttgttaattttttatttggtatttcaaaattccccaaaaaagaTTACAAAAAATTGGCTTTCTTATAGGTTGCTTTTTTCGGTGATCTAGAAACACGAAATGATTAGCAAAGAGAAAGGGATGGTAGGGAAGAGGGAGAGGGTCGGATTCTGTTTTGGCAAAGCAAACACACGGCttgcatttttttctttattttctttactcttcttcttcttcttctactacAAATTAATGGAAGATGGTGTAAATGTCATCGTTTCCATGTGGGATGCCAACATGACAAGTTAACGGTCCACCTCAAATTTTTGTTACGTCTATAACGGTAGTGATTGATTTGtcattttttgaaagttgagcgACTGAATTGAAACTAGAGTGACTATTTTGTCAGCTTcattaaagttgagtgactgttggtatAATTCAcccttatttaaataataatatttaaaaaaactaatatttttagcaaaccttttaaatatttttagaattccaTGCTTTAACGTTCAAGAATGTAAAAATTTGCTAATAGATAATAGATAAACATATGACATCAACTATATTGTCCATGACAAAATTCCACCTTAACgtcttaaatgaaataaaaaatgtcTAAAATAAAATCAATGGTGAGTGATGAGAGATAATGCAACATTGTCAACTCCTCTCTTTtagaattttaatgatttttaagagaaaagttatgaattttaagattttttcttatatttatgatattttataatttttttgaatttttttgaattattattaagatatttttaaaaatattaaaatgatattttaattatggtTGAAAAGTCAAATTAGACTATTTTACTAATAAAAGCCCATTTCCTActttatttacgaaaatgagccaattttttcattatttactgGAATGGGCCGAAAATACTAAAACACTTCCACGTAAGAGCGTTTTAAGGGGAAATTCCAGCAAAACGTGTCCTTGAGAGAGCGATTTTACAATGTCAGAAAAAACACGCTGATGTGGACGCGTTTTAGCTCGTGTTTTTCTAGAGTTAGGGAGATTTGCATGTTTAGTGCCTAGGGTTTATGGGTTTAGAATTTTAGGGTTagtattttgttaaaatattttaaggtttagggattttaaaaaataaattagggtttaattttttaaaaaaaattaattgaattaggtTTTAGGagttttaagtaaaattaattaaattagggtttaggatttttaaaaaaattaattaaattaaggtttaggtttttttaaaataattgtgtTTAGCTTTTAAggtttttgtaaaagggtttaggGTTGAATcttgaaaaaattatattgacaagaagaattttgttttttctatagtagttcttgaaaaattaattttgagaagacgattCTGAAAAGATAatgtcaaaaacgctttaagcaggatgcactgtcagcaaaagtactgaaaaaaagctcccacgtggacgctatttttctacagtagttcttgaaaaaattttgagaagacgattctgaaaaaatagtgtaaaaaactcttcaagtaggatgcactgttagcaaaattactgaaaaaagctctcacgtggatgctctttttctatagtagttcttgagaaaataaatttgagAAGACGGTTACGTAAAAATAGTGTCAATAACGCTTCACGGCATACTTGCCTCCAGtctacatgcataatgtcgatctatcgaTAGATGATACGTTGGAGTTTTCATATCTGCCATATAGAAGGCATGGCCGTACAAGTTCGTCGTTGGATTTGGGTGAATTgaaagttggtaaggagttttctagtaaggatagttttcttggtgcattgaaataatatagcatcatgaacggggttaactaccacgtggttaaatccaaattcgagaagtttgaggccaagtgtgcagtgTAAGACgatacatgttcatggaaaatcatggcttcgGTTAGGAAAAAAGACAAGCTTGTGGGAGATAAagaagtacaaaggtccacatacctgTGTTTTCGGTACAATACCActaggtgtttagggtttttgaataatactattattacttaatgttgcattatttaacgtacttcaTTGACAGATGTTTCATAAGATCATCCCAAGATAGATTCAGATACgatagctagcttaatactactACGAGCAATATCAGTCTACTACTGAACGacaacaagtgaccaacatgggtatttaatatCTACTGATATAACTTCGTTTGTAATGTTCAATTTATTCTAAAtggaagagtggtatgtaattttcacTATCAAC
This region includes:
- the LOC107918305 gene encoding LAG1 longevity assurance homolog 3, which codes for MGLIQFIKSIDWEQEAYPAYEDFVVLPIFALFFPSVRFFLDRFVFEKVGRRLIFGKGHQMMESDTDERRKKIRKFKESAWKCVYYLSAEILALSVTYDEPWFRNTRNFWVGPGDQVWPDQKIKLKLRGLYMYVAGFYAYSIFALVFWETRRSDFGVSMGHHVATVILIVLSYIFRFARVGSVVLAIHDASDVFLEIGKMSKYSGAEILASFAFVIFVISWIILRLIYYPFWVLWSTSYEVLLTLDKEKHPVDGPICYYLFNTLLFCLLVLHIYWWVLMYRMLVKQIQARGKLSEDVRSDSEDEHED